Part of the Triticum urartu cultivar G1812 chromosome 2, Tu2.1, whole genome shotgun sequence genome, AAGTTTTTATTGTGATGGTAAAAAACCAACACAGGGAGATATGATGATGGGATGTAAGACGAAAAAAACCAACGAAAATAAACCGTGGATACTATTCATCAACTGCTTCATTAGGAATAGAGATGACATTGCTAAGACagaaccattgtacatgcccttagaAGAGGTAGAAAGCctgagaaggaagaaagaagGACGAAGGACGACCCGTTGGATCTCTTAATCTAGTGGCCAGAAAATCGacttagggcatgtacaatggttgataagatagtcttatcttaagtttTGCATGTAAATTAGAGATGATAAAAAAAACATGTCTATAATGAGTcatctcttagccttatcttcaataattAGTTGTTCCTAAAAACATATTGAGACAAATAAGATAAGACAAGCCTTCTCTTATGATTTCTCTCTCCTCtacctcatcatttatcctacgtgGCACTGTTAAGATagaaccattgtacatgcccttataCAAAATAAATTTTGAGAAGACTTACATAAATGTCACTTCCCATAAAATATTTTTCGAACCACTTCCGATAAATTTACATGGCTACCAAGCAAAACCGTTGTTTCATGGTTCTTCTCCTTCACCACACAAGCTCCCCACCAAACCAGGCACCTCCGCCTTGTGCCCTAATATAGCCATCTCTTCTTCCAGGCAGGAGACCGGGTCTCCCTCGCAACCACCACCTCACGCGCGCGCACAGGCCGCCTCTTCCCACCATATCCCTCCCCTTACCGCGCCCATACATTTTTTGCAAACCATCGCCATGGACGAGCACACAGGTGTGGCGCCGTCCAGTTGAAGGATCCCAGCCATGCGCGCAACGGGTGCAAGAAAGAAAGCAGCGTGAAAGAAAAGAGAGGAGCTAGGAGAACATGTCGAAGGCGCCCAGGAACCCCGGCGGCGGGTCGGCGGGCGCGCCCAAGTCGTCGTCCGGGCAGCCGGTGAAGTTCGCGCGCCGGACGCCCAGCGGGCGGTATCTCAGCCTGTCGCGCGAGGACATAGACATGGAGGGCGAGATGGGGCCGGACTACGCCAACTACACGGTGCACATCCCGCCCACCCCGGACAACCAGCCCATGAAGGACGGCGCGGAGCCGACAGCCGTGGCGATGAAGGCCGAGGAGCAGTACGTGTCCAACTCGCTCTTCACCGGCGGGTTCAACAGCGTGACCCGCGCCCACCTCATGGACAGGGTCATCGACTCCGACGTGAAGCACCCGCAGATGGCCGGGGCCAAGGCCACCCGCTGCGCCATGCCGGCCTGCGACGGCAAGGTCATGCGCAACGAGCGCGGCGAGGAGATCGACCCCTGCGAGTGTAGGTTCAAGATCTGCCGTGACTGCTACCTGGACGCGCAGAAGGACGGCTGTCTCTGCCCGGGGTGCAAGGAGCACTACAAGATCGGCGACTACGCCGACGACGACCCGCATGACGTGTCGTCGGGGAAGTCCCTGCTCGCCCGGAACCAGAACGGGGAGTTCGACCACAACCGGTGGCTCTTCGAGAGCTCCGGCACCTACGGCTATGGCAACGCGTTCATGCCCAAGGGCGGCATGTACGAGGATGACCTAGACGAGGACGGCGTAGGCGGCGACGGTGGCATGCAAGACATGAACCAGAAGCCGTTCAAGCCGCTGACGCGCAAGATACCGATGCCGACGTCCATCATCAGCCCGTACCGGATCTTCATCGTCATCCGGTTCTTCGTGCTCATCTTCTACCTCACGTGGCGTATCCGCAACCCCAACATGGAGGCGCTCTGGCTGTGGGGCATGTCCATCGTCTGCGAGCTCTGGTTCGCCTTCTCCTGGCTCCTCGACATGCTCCCCAAGGTGAACCCCATCAACCGCAGCACCGACCTCGCCGTGCTCAAGGAGAAGTTCGAGACGCCCTCGCCGTCCAACCCGCACGGCAGGTCCGACCTGCCGGGCCTCGACGTCTTCGTCTCCACCGCCGACCCGGAGAAGGAGCCCGTGCTCACCACCGCTAACACCATCCTCTCCATCCTCGCCGTGGACTACCCCGTGGAGAAGCTGGCATGCTACGTGTCCGACGACGGCGGCGCGCTGCTCACCTTCGAGGCCATGGCGGAGGCCGCCAGCTTCGCCAACATATGGGTGCCGTTCTGCAAGAAGCACGACATCGAGCCCCGCAACCCGGACAGCTACTTCGCCCTCAAGGGAGACCCCACCAAGGGCAAGCGGCGCTCCGACTTCGTCAAGGACCGCCGCAAGGTGAAGCGGGAATACGATGAGTTCAAGGTGCGGATCAACGGCCTCCCGGACTCCATCCGCCGCCGCTCCGACGCCTTCAACGCCCGCGAGGACATGAAGATGCTCAAGCACCTCCGCGAGACCGGCGCCGACCCGTCGGAGCAGCCCAAGGTCAAAAAGGCCACCTGGATGGCCGACGGCACGCATTGGCCGGGCACATGGGCCGTCTCCTCGCCTGACCATGCCAAGGGCAACCACGCCGGCATCCTACAGGTACTCACTCAATCATCACGCCGGAACTTTGCCTAGCTAGTTGTTCTCACGCATGCATCAAACAAACATCGACATGCATGACATGGCAGGTGATGCTGAGGCCGCCGTCGCCGGACCCGCTGTACGGCATGCACGACGAGGACCAGCTGATCGACTACAGCGACGTGGACACCCGGCTGCCGATGCTGGTGTACATGTCGCGGGAGAAGCGGCCGGGCTACGACCACAACAAGAAGGCAGGCGCCATGAACGCCCTGGTGCGATGCTCCGCCGTCATGTCCAACGCGCCCTTCATCCTCAACTTCGACTGCGACCACTACATCAACAACAATCAGGCCGTCCGCGAGGCCATGTGCTTCATGATGGACCGCGGCGGCGAGCGCATCTGCTTCATCCAGTTCCCGCAGAGGTTCGAGGGCATCGACCCCTCCGACCGCTACGCCAACCACAACACCGTCTTCTTCGACGGCAACATGCGCGCGCTCGACGGCCTCCAGGGCCCCATGTACGTCGGCACCGGCTGCATGTTCCGCCGCTTCGCTCTCTACGGCTTCGACCCGCCGCGGACCGCCGAGTACACGGGCTGGCTCTTCAAGAAGAAGAAGGTGACCAACTTCAAGGACCCCGACTCGGACACCCAGCAGCTCAAGGCGGAGGACTTCGACGCCGAGCTCACCGCGCAGCTCGTGCCCAGGCGGTTCGGCAACTCGTCGGCGATGCTGGCGTCCATCCCCATCGCCGAGTTCCAGGCACGTCCAATCGCCGACCACCCCGCCGTGCTGCATGGAAGGCCGCCGGGCACGCTCACCGTGCCGCGCCCGCCGCTGGACCCGCCTACCGTTGCCGAGGCCGTCTCCGTCATCTCCTGCTGGTACGAGGACAAGACCGAGTGGGGAGACCGCGTGGGATGGATCTACGGCTCCGTCACAGAGGACGTGGTCACCGGCTACCGCATGCACAACCGCGGCTGGCGCTCCGTCTACTGGATCAGCAAACGGGATGCCTTCCTCGGCACAGCCCCCATCAACATGACCGACCGACTGCACCAGGTTCGCTCCTTTTTGTTCGAATCATTAATAAGAAAGTTGACGTATATATCATAGAAACAAAAAGGGTTGATCATTTACACATGTGTTACCGGTGAATGACCATCGAACCATCCATCAGGTGTTGCGTTGGGCGACCGGGTCCGTGGAGATCTTCTTCTCCCGGAACAACGCGTTCCTGGCGTCGCGGAAGCTCATGTTCCTGCAGCGGGTCGCGTACCTCAACGTCGGAATCTACCCGTTCACCTCCATCTTCCTGCTCACCTACTGCTTCATCCCGGCGCTTTCCCTCTTCTCCGGGTTCTTCATCGTGCAGACGCTCAACGTCGCCTTCCTCTTCTACCTCCTCACCATCACGATCACCCTCATCGCGCTCGGCATCCTCGAGGTCAAGTGGTCAGGCATCGAACTCGAGGACTGGTGGCGCAATGAGCAATTCTGGCTCATCTCAGGCACGCGCATCATGAATCTTGATACGGACAACCTAGCTAGGGTCCCGATACTAACCTGACCACCACATGTCTCTTTGCACAATTAATGTGATGACAGGCATAAGCGCGCACCTATATGCGGTGGTGCAGGGGTTGCTCAAGGTGATGGCCGGGATTGAGATCTCCTTCACACTGACCGCCAAGGCGGCGGCCGACGACAACGAGGATATCTACGCGGATCTCTACGTCGTCAAGTGGTCATCGCTGCTCATCCCGCCCATCACCATCGGCATGCTCAACATCATCGCCATCGCCTTCGCCTTCGCCCGCACCATCTACAGCGAAAACCCACGGTGGGGCAAGTTCATCGGCGGCGGTTTCTTCAGTTTTTGGGTGCTCGCTCATCTCAACCCATTCGCCAAGGGTCTCATGGGCCGCCGCGGCAAGACACCCACCATCATCTTTGTCTGGTCAGGCCTCATATCCATCACCATCTCCCTCCTGTGGGTGGCCCTCAGTCCACCAGAGGCGAACTCCACCGGTGGTGCACGAAGCGGCGGATTCCAGTTCCCTTGATAAAATAGGGTGATGGAAATGTCACTTCCCTGGTGTATGTGTTGATCCTCGAGCATGGATGCACGCCAGCACCCATCCAGGTGGTGCGTTATACAATACATGATACATGAGTTAGCAAAGTCGTTGTGTTGTGTTCTTCAAAATATACTTGTTCTCTCGTAGACTTAAGTTTTGTGTATGTGTATACTTGAAACTTGAAAGGAGTGGGCCAATGTTTCTGTAGAGGAATGACCTTTCTAAAGCTGAAATTGGTCGAAGAAAACTGATAGAGCCATAGACCGCAATATATTTTTTTGAATCGGGCGTTACCCCTTTCCATTGCAAACAACGGAAATACAACCAGTTCCGAATACAGAGTCagagagagggggaaagaggTAAGGCGGGTTCAAGTATTACCAGGAAACCCACTGTCATTCGGTCGCCGTCGACCCGAACGCTGTGGGGCGAAAACCTGATAACACCTACATCTATCTGAGTACTATGTTCCACGACACCCAGAGAGAGATACATGCCAACACACCAAAATATATCATCAATCAAAAGAGGAAAGCTACTATGAGGAAGATGGCCCTCCCAGCAGAACACTCCACTTCGTCCGCCCTCAAAACAGTGTACATCCATCACGATCTTCACGCTCCTCCAATCGACTGGGCAGTAGTCCCGCAAAGTCTCATCAGCTGCATTGTGCTGGCCCTGATCATCTCGGCACCTGAGCGAAGCTTGTCAGCGTCATCACCCTTCTGCAGTCCTGTCCAATACAAAAGAAAAGAGCATATAGAGAACACAATTTTAAAAGGAGACTTAATTTGCTTTTTCTCAAAGGTAGCCTTATTGCGAGCAAGCCAGATTGCCCAGCAAGTGGCTGCAAGACCAACAGTATAAAATTTATCCCCTCTTGGACCATAATATGTGGTGAACGTTAGAATTTTAGGGAACTATTACAAGTAAAGTTTCATGGTATGAAAAGTGATTTCATGATACATCTAATGATATTGATTTTTT contains:
- the LOC125535799 gene encoding cellulose synthase-like protein D3; the encoded protein is MSKAPRNPGGGSAGAPKSSSGQPVKFARRTPSGRYLSLSREDIDMEGEMGPDYANYTVHIPPTPDNQPMKDGAEPTAVAMKAEEQYVSNSLFTGGFNSVTRAHLMDRVIDSDVKHPQMAGAKATRCAMPACDGKVMRNERGEEIDPCECRFKICRDCYLDAQKDGCLCPGCKEHYKIGDYADDDPHDVSSGKSLLARNQNGEFDHNRWLFESSGTYGYGNAFMPKGGMYEDDLDEDGVGGDGGMQDMNQKPFKPLTRKIPMPTSIISPYRIFIVIRFFVLIFYLTWRIRNPNMEALWLWGMSIVCELWFAFSWLLDMLPKVNPINRSTDLAVLKEKFETPSPSNPHGRSDLPGLDVFVSTADPEKEPVLTTANTILSILAVDYPVEKLACYVSDDGGALLTFEAMAEAASFANIWVPFCKKHDIEPRNPDSYFALKGDPTKGKRRSDFVKDRRKVKREYDEFKVRINGLPDSIRRRSDAFNAREDMKMLKHLRETGADPSEQPKVKKATWMADGTHWPGTWAVSSPDHAKGNHAGILQVMLRPPSPDPLYGMHDEDQLIDYSDVDTRLPMLVYMSREKRPGYDHNKKAGAMNALVRCSAVMSNAPFILNFDCDHYINNNQAVREAMCFMMDRGGERICFIQFPQRFEGIDPSDRYANHNTVFFDGNMRALDGLQGPMYVGTGCMFRRFALYGFDPPRTAEYTGWLFKKKKVTNFKDPDSDTQQLKAEDFDAELTAQLVPRRFGNSSAMLASIPIAEFQARPIADHPAVLHGRPPGTLTVPRPPLDPPTVAEAVSVISCWYEDKTEWGDRVGWIYGSVTEDVVTGYRMHNRGWRSVYWISKRDAFLGTAPINMTDRLHQVLRWATGSVEIFFSRNNAFLASRKLMFLQRVAYLNVGIYPFTSIFLLTYCFIPALSLFSGFFIVQTLNVAFLFYLLTITITLIALGILEVKWSGIELEDWWRNEQFWLISGISAHLYAVVQGLLKVMAGIEISFTLTAKAAADDNEDIYADLYVVKWSSLLIPPITIGMLNIIAIAFAFARTIYSENPRWGKFIGGGFFSFWVLAHLNPFAKGLMGRRGKTPTIIFVWSGLISITISLLWVALSPPEANSTGGARSGGFQFP